The nucleotide sequence TAAGATAGGGCTTATGATAATAGAATATCAGTATGACTACTTTTTTGGCGGAGATATAAAGCCTATGAAGCTAAAAGATATAGCCGGAGATTTAGGAAGAAATCCATCTACTATCAGTAGAGCCATACAAAATAAATTTTTAAGCTGTGCTCGTGGTATAGTTCCTCTTAAGAATTTCTTTGCTGCAGCAGCTAGCGAAGATATATCAAACGCGGCTATAAAAGATTTTGTGAAAAATCTCGTAAAAACCGAAAATCACACAAAACCTCTTAGCGATGAAGCCATACTATCTGAGATAGAAAAAGAGTTCAGTATAAAGCTTGTTAGAAGGACGATCACAAAATACAGAAAAGCTCTAAATATAGCTAGTTCAAATGAGAGAAAACGTCTATATATTATAAATGCTTAATGTAATTTATAATATTTTTGTAAAATCAAATGATGATTTTATTTTAATCAAATTTTAGGTAAAATATTTTAAAAAAGGTAGAATATATGAAAATAGATATTAATTTGAACGATGATAATAAAAATTATAGCGTATTTATAGATGAACTTAAAAATCTTAAATTTAAAGGTAAAGTTGCTGTAATAACAAACTCAAAAGTAGGCGGTTTATATCTTGGAGAGATTTTAAATTTGATAGACGCCGATGAGATATTTAGCGTTTGTATTCCAGATGGTGAGCAGTATAAAAATCTAGCTATGATAGAGCATATATTAGAACAACTTTTTGTGAGCAGACTTGAAAGAAGCAGCACTCTTATAGCTCTTGGAGGCGGAGTTATAAGCGATATGACAGGATTTGTCGCTAGTATTTATGAGCGTGGTATAAATTTTATAAATATCCCAACAACGCTTTTAGCGCAAGTAGATGCGAGTGTAGGCGGCAAAACAGGAGTAAATAATAAATTTGGAAAAAATCTTATCGGTACTTTTTATCAGCCAAAGGCTGTATATTGTGAAACTAAGTTTTTAAACTCTTTGCCAGATAGAGAGTTTAGTGCTGGAATGGCTGAAGTGATAAAAATGGCTATTATGTTTGATAAGGATTTTTTTAAATTTATACAAGATAATAACGTAGAAAATAGCCAAATACTAAAACAAATCATAGCAAAATGCGTAGAGATAAAAGCTGATGTTGTAGCAAAAGACGAGAAAGAAAGCGGTGTTAGAGCGGTTCTGAATTACGGTCATACGTTTGCTCACGTTATCGAAATGCAGACAAATTATAAAAAATTTCTACACGGTGAGGCAGTTGCAATCGGTATAAATATGGCAAATCATTTAGCTTGTAAGCTTGGTCTTTTATCTAAAAAAGAGTTAGATACGATAGAGCAAACTCTTATAAAATTTGGTTTGCCTACTACTTATCATATAAGCGATGAAAAGGCGTTTTACGACTCATTTTTCTTAGATAAAAAGAGTGAAAACAAAAAGATCAAATTTATACTTCCAAACGGTATTGGCTCGTACGCTTTGAGAAACGATATAGATAAAAATAGCGTTTTAGATATTTTGAGGATGTTTAAATGAAAAAACTGCTTGTAATTTTTGCTGTTCTAATACCGTTTTTATCTGTTTTTGGAGTTACAAATTACGATTCTAGCCAAAAAATAGACGAATTAAACGCAAAAATATCAAATTACGACGCTAAGATCAAAAACAACATTTGGCTTATTAGATACTCAAATTACAATACTTACCAAAATTTAGTTACAGAGTTAGAATATGCAAAAAATGAGCTGGAGAATTTAGATAAGAAAAATAGTAAAAAAGCAGATGATTTAAAAAAAAGAATTTCTAGCCTAAAAGAGCAGATAGAGCTGCTAAAAGAGTATGAAAGATCACCTTTTCAAAGTATGCTTGTGGTGCCTGAGATAGAAGAGATCAAAAAGATAACAAATCCTATAGCTCTGATATCTGGATTTTCATATATTAAAAAGCTAAAAAACGAAAAAGAAGAGTATATAAATCGACTTATAAAATTAGAAGATGCGCTTAATGTTTTTATGGAAAAAGAGACTTTACAGCAAGAAATTTACGATATAAACTCAAGTAGCGAAAATCTTTCTAAGCTTAATGAAACTAGGCGTGAGATTAGCGAGTTTCAGATCGCAAAAGATATCGCTACGACTACGTTTGGTGTATATCAAAAAAAGCTTGATGAGTCTATAAATAGAGCTAGTTTGGAAGTAAAAGAGCAGATAAAACAAGCTTTAAGCATACTTTTTACGATAATTGTAGTTATATTAATAGGATTTTTATGTAAATTTGTTGCAAAAAGATATGTAACGGATAATCAAAAATTTTATACGATAAATAAATTTATAAATGTGATAAACTTTACTATTATTATATTTATTTTGCTATTTGCATATATAGAAAACGTAAGCTATATGGTTACTATACTTGGATTTGCTTCTGCTGGTCTTGCTATCGCGATGAAAGATATGTTTATGAGCTTGCTTGGTTGGAGTGTTATCATTTTTGGTGGTACTTTTCACGTCGGCGATAGGATAAGAGTTAGGTATCAAAACAGCGATTATGTAGGAGATATCATAGATATAAGTCTGCTTAGAATGACCATTTATGAAGATATAACTCTTACTACTTATCTTACAAATAGAAGAAGCGGACGTATAATATTTGTGCCAAATAACTATATTTTTACCGAACTTATAGCAAACTACACTCACAGCGGTATGAAAACTGTATGGGACGGTATAGATATAATGCTTAGTTTTGATAGTAATCATAAAAAAGCTATGTATATCATCAAAAATATCACGAGAAAATACTCAAAAGGCTATACTGATATAGCCAAAAAACAGATGAATAAGCTAAGAGATCAGTATAGTATAAAAAATCCAAATGTTGAGCCTAGAATTTATAGCTTTTTTGAGCCTTATGGCATAAATATAAGCGTTTGGTATATGACGAACTCATACGCGGCTTTAGCTCTTAGGAGTACTATTAGCGCTGAGATTATCGAAGCTTTAAATTTAGAAGAAGATATAAAAATAGCATTCCCGACTCAAACTCTGTTTTTTGGCAAAAAGAGTAAGCCTATGAATCATATAACCGATGTTAGTAAGGAAATTTTATATTGAAAATATACTTTAAAACTTTTGGTTGTAGAACAAATATCTACGACACGGAGCTTATAAAAAGCTATATAAAAAGCTATAAAATAACAAATAACGAAAATGAAGCAGATATAATAGTAGTAAATTCATGCACAGTTACAAATGGAGCTGATAGCGGAGTAAGAAGTTATATAAATCAGGTGAAAAATAGCGGTAAAAAAGTAGTTTTAACAGGTTGTGGAGCTGTTAGTAAGGGTGAAGAGTTATTTAAAAAAAGTTCTGTTTTTGGAGTTCTTGGAGCTAGCAATAAATCTAAAATAGATGAGTTTTTAAATTTACAAAACCGATTTTTTGAGCTTGGAGATCTAAATTTTATCGATAAAAATATAGTAAGCAACTATGAAAATCACACAAAAGCTTTTATAAAAATTCAAGAAGGGTGTAATTTTAAGTGTAGCTACTGCATCATACCTTCTGTAAGAGGAAAAAGTAGAAGCATAGATGAAGAAGTTATACTAAAAGAGGCACAAATTCTAGCTAGTAATGGATATAATGAGATAGTGCTAACTGGTACAAATATAGGTAGTTATGGAGAAGAAAAAAGTAGTTCGCTTGGCAAACTTCTTCAAAAATTAGGCAGTATAAAAGGTATAAAACGAATAAGACTTGGTAGCATCGAGCCTAGCCAGATAGATGAGAGTTTTAGAGAAATTTTGCAAGAGTCGTGGCTAGAAAAGCATCTTCACATAGCATTACAGCATACGAGTCAAACTATGCTTGATATAATGCGTCGTAGAAATAGGGCGTTTAAAGATATAGAGCTTTTTAACGAGCTTTCAAATTTGGGCTTTGCTCTTGGCAGCGATTATATAGTAGCTCATCCAGGAGAGAGTGAGGAAGTATGGGAAGAGGGTTTGGAAAACTTTAAAAAATTTCCTATAACTCATCTCCACGCATTTATATATAGTCCTAGAAGCGGCACTCATTCGGCTTCTATGAAGATTAACGTAGATGGCATAGTAGCAAAAAATCGTCTAAAAACACTGAAAAATATAACATTTGTAAATAATTTTGAATTTAGAAAAAGAAACAAAACAAATTTAAATATTTTAGTAGAAAAACAAGGTAATGATGGACTTTATGACGGATTTGATCAATTTTATAACAAGATAAAGATCAAATCAGATAAAGATATATCAAAAGAGTGGATAGAGCTTAGTAATTACGAGGTAAAACCAGATGAAAATTACGCAGAAATTTAAATTAAATTTAAATAAAAAAATTTGGGTTATAGCAGTAGGAACGATTTTAGTAGTTCTTCTTGGTGTAGTGTTTTTCAGAAATATTCCAAAAGATATAAGTTTAATGCAATATGATAATTTGTTGCAATCAAACTCTATCCAAAGCGCAGCTATAGATGGAGAAAAGATCGTTATAAAAGCTGGAAATCAGAACTATTATGTTGTAAAAGACTCTATAAATTTAAATGAATTAGGTCAGAAAGTACCTTTAAAAGTTAGCAGTGATTATAGTATTTTAGAGGATTTATTGCTTATTGTTATATTTATTGTTATGTTTATTTTTGGATTTAAATACTTTAAAAAATCTAATTTAAACTATAAAAAAAGCTCCGCAACAGATGCAAATGATCTAAACCAAATAGTTAGTTCAGATGTTGCTCCTGCTATATCAAATGTTATGTTTAAAGATGTTGCTGGGATAAATGACGTAAAATTAGAGTTAATGGAGATAGTTGATTTTCTAAAAAATCCAAAAGCTTATCAAGAACTCAGTATAAAAATGCCAAAAGGCGTTTTAATGGTAGGACCTCCAGGAGTAGGTAAAACGCTTATAGCAAAGGCAGTCGCGGGAGAAGCTAATGTACCGTTTTTCTATCAAAGCGGTGCAAGTTTTGTACAAATTTATGTAGGAATGGGTGCAAAAAGAGTTAGAGAGCTATTTTTTAAAGCAAAAGCATATGCTCCAAGTATTATATTTATAGATGAAATAGACGCAGTTGGCAAGGCTAGGGGAGGCGGTAGAAACGATGAGAGAGAGGCTACTTTAAATCAGCTTCTTACTGAAATGGACGGATTTACCGATAATAGCGGCGTTATAGTCATAGCAGCTACAAATAAAATAGAGATGATAGATGAAGCTCTACTTAGAAGCGGTCGTTTTGATAGAAGGATATTTTTAGGTTTGCCAGACTGCAAAGATAGAATGGCGATACTAAATTCTTATCTAAAAGATAAAAAACATGAAGTAGATATAAATACTGTAGCAAAAAATACTACAGGATTTAGCGGAGCAGGACTAGCAACTCTTGTTAATGAAGCAGCTATAAATGCTTTTAGAAATCATAGAACTATCATTCAAAACGATGATTTTAAAGCGGTGGAAAACAGAGTTTTATATGGTAAAAAGAAAATTTACTCTTTGAGCCAAAGTGAAAAAGAGATTCAAGCTCTATACCAAGGAGCAAAAGCATTAAGCGCTGAGTGGTTTGGTGTAGATTTTGATAAGATATCTTTGCTTGAAGATAGATTTTTATCTCAAGATAGTTTTTTAGAGTCAAAAACTATGATTTTATCTCGTATAAAAGTATATTTAGCAGGTAGCGTAGCACTAAAAATTTATAAAAATGAACTATATACTAACTCAAGTAGCGATATATTAAACGC is from Campylobacter fetus subsp. testudinum 03-427 and encodes:
- the aroB gene encoding 3-dehydroquinate synthase (Pfam match to PF01761.16 DHQ_synthase), which gives rise to MKIDINLNDDNKNYSVFIDELKNLKFKGKVAVITNSKVGGLYLGEILNLIDADEIFSVCIPDGEQYKNLAMIEHILEQLFVSRLERSSTLIALGGGVISDMTGFVASIYERGINFINIPTTLLAQVDASVGGKTGVNNKFGKNLIGTFYQPKAVYCETKFLNSLPDREFSAGMAEVIKMAIMFDKDFFKFIQDNNVENSQILKQIIAKCVEIKADVVAKDEKESGVRAVLNYGHTFAHVIEMQTNYKKFLHGEAVAIGINMANHLACKLGLLSKKELDTIEQTLIKFGLPTTYHISDEKAFYDSFFLDKKSENKKIKFILPNGIGSYALRNDIDKNSVLDILRMFK
- the ftsH1 gene encoding integral membrane ATP-dependent zinc metallopeptidase (Pfam match to PF00004.25 AAA), with protein sequence MKITQKFKLNLNKKIWVIAVGTILVVLLGVVFFRNIPKDISLMQYDNLLQSNSIQSAAIDGEKIVIKAGNQNYYVVKDSINLNELGQKVPLKVSSDYSILEDLLLIVIFIVMFIFGFKYFKKSNLNYKKSSATDANDLNQIVSSDVAPAISNVMFKDVAGINDVKLELMEIVDFLKNPKAYQELSIKMPKGVLMVGPPGVGKTLIAKAVAGEANVPFFYQSGASFVQIYVGMGAKRVRELFFKAKAYAPSIIFIDEIDAVGKARGGGRNDEREATLNQLLTEMDGFTDNSGVIVIAATNKIEMIDEALLRSGRFDRRIFLGLPDCKDRMAILNSYLKDKKHEVDINTVAKNTTGFSGAGLATLVNEAAINAFRNHRTIIQNDDFKAVENRVLYGKKKIYSLSQSEKEIQALYQGAKALSAEWFGVDFDKISLLEDRFLSQDSFLESKTMILSRIKVYLAGSVALKIYKNELYTNSSSDILNARELAKKLVIDYAMTGNLMASNNDIKDILDECLNETAELIKGIQKELFVLSSYLVDNESVDRDTIKDMIRKINES
- a CDS encoding mechanosensitive ion channel family protein (Pfam match to PF00924.14 MS_channel): MKKLLVIFAVLIPFLSVFGVTNYDSSQKIDELNAKISNYDAKIKNNIWLIRYSNYNTYQNLVTELEYAKNELENLDKKNSKKADDLKKRISSLKEQIELLKEYERSPFQSMLVVPEIEEIKKITNPIALISGFSYIKKLKNEKEEYINRLIKLEDALNVFMEKETLQQEIYDINSSSENLSKLNETRREISEFQIAKDIATTTFGVYQKKLDESINRASLEVKEQIKQALSILFTIIVVILIGFLCKFVAKRYVTDNQKFYTINKFINVINFTIIIFILLFAYIENVSYMVTILGFASAGLAIAMKDMFMSLLGWSVIIFGGTFHVGDRIRVRYQNSDYVGDIIDISLLRMTIYEDITLTTYLTNRRSGRIIFVPNNYIFTELIANYTHSGMKTVWDGIDIMLSFDSNHKKAMYIIKNITRKYSKGYTDIAKKQMNKLRDQYSIKNPNVEPRIYSFFEPYGINISVWYMTNSYAALALRSTISAEIIEALNLEEDIKIAFPTQTLFFGKKSKPMNHITDVSKEILY
- a CDS encoding MiaB-like tRNA modifying enzyme (Pfam matches to PF00919.16 UPF0004, and to PF04055.17 Radical_SAM), whose protein sequence is MKIYFKTFGCRTNIYDTELIKSYIKSYKITNNENEADIIVVNSCTVTNGADSGVRSYINQVKNSGKKVVLTGCGAVSKGEELFKKSSVFGVLGASNKSKIDEFLNLQNRFFELGDLNFIDKNIVSNYENHTKAFIKIQEGCNFKCSYCIIPSVRGKSRSIDEEVILKEAQILASNGYNEIVLTGTNIGSYGEEKSSSLGKLLQKLGSIKGIKRIRLGSIEPSQIDESFREILQESWLEKHLHIALQHTSQTMLDIMRRRNRAFKDIELFNELSNLGFALGSDYIVAHPGESEEVWEEGLENFKKFPITHLHAFIYSPRSGTHSASMKINVDGIVAKNRLKTLKNITFVNNFEFRKRNKTNLNILVEKQGNDGLYDGFDQFYNKIKIKSDKDISKEWIELSNYEVKPDENYAEI